One Nitrospira sp. DNA window includes the following coding sequences:
- a CDS encoding hypothetical protein (Deacetylases, including yeast histone deacetylase and acetoin utilization protein), with the protein MGKTGLVYDPRYLEHDMGAGHPESPNRLRAIMQRLEQSGMAAKVTKIEPRKAEAEWITLVHRPSYVATLNQQAPTSGRISLDADTSMSPGSLTAAYLAAGGALAGVDAIMAGQVQHVFCAVRPPGHHAEAGRAMGFCLFNNVAIAARYVQKRHGLQRVLIVDWDVHHGNGTQHSFEADPSVLFFSTHQYPHYPGTGRATERGSGPAEGLTINVPMEAGQGDDDYRSVFQKVLVPAADDFKPDFVIISAGFDAHRDDPLASMALTEEGYAYLTAIVVGIAKRHCRGRLLSSLEGGYNLTALAASVERHIQTLVEA; encoded by the coding sequence ATGGGAAAAACCGGTCTCGTCTACGATCCCCGTTACCTCGAACACGACATGGGCGCCGGACATCCGGAGTCGCCCAACCGGCTGCGTGCGATCATGCAGCGACTTGAGCAGAGCGGCATGGCAGCTAAGGTGACGAAGATCGAACCGCGAAAGGCCGAAGCAGAGTGGATCACGCTGGTGCACCGGCCATCCTATGTGGCGACACTTAATCAGCAGGCACCGACCAGCGGCAGAATCTCGCTCGATGCGGATACCTCCATGTCGCCCGGCTCGCTGACCGCCGCCTATCTCGCAGCAGGCGGGGCCTTGGCCGGGGTTGATGCGATCATGGCAGGTCAGGTGCAGCATGTCTTTTGCGCCGTCCGGCCGCCTGGTCACCATGCGGAGGCCGGACGGGCGATGGGTTTCTGCCTGTTCAACAATGTGGCGATCGCGGCTCGTTACGTTCAGAAGCGTCATGGACTGCAGCGGGTCTTGATCGTCGATTGGGACGTGCACCACGGCAATGGCACGCAGCACAGCTTTGAGGCCGATCCCTCGGTCCTGTTCTTCAGCACGCACCAGTACCCCCATTACCCAGGGACCGGACGAGCCACGGAGCGAGGGAGCGGCCCTGCGGAAGGGCTTACGATCAATGTGCCGATGGAGGCCGGCCAAGGGGACGACGACTATCGATCGGTGTTTCAGAAGGTACTGGTGCCGGCCGCCGATGATTTCAAGCCGGACTTCGTCATCATCTCCGCCGGCTTCGATGCCCATCGGGACGATCCACTGGCGAGTATGGCACTGACGGAGGAGGGCTACGCGTATTTGACGGCGATCGTGGTCGGGATTGCCAAGCGCCATTGCCGGGGACGCCTACTGTCTTCGCTTGAAGGGGGCTACAACCTCACGGCGCTGGCAGCATCGGTCGAACGCCATATCCAGACGTTGGTGGAGGCATGA
- a CDS encoding Tetratricopeptide TPR_2, which yields MPNPRIEPLKKVLAIDPNDDVAWFGLGKAYMEDAAWQEAVTALQSCIKVKPTYSAAYYALAQSLQKLGRFDECRQVSDQGIDVSTKNGDAMVTKNLEALKGTLSV from the coding sequence ATGCCGAATCCTCGAATCGAACCGCTGAAAAAGGTGCTGGCGATCGACCCGAACGACGATGTGGCCTGGTTCGGACTGGGAAAGGCCTACATGGAAGATGCCGCCTGGCAGGAAGCGGTGACGGCGCTCCAGAGCTGCATCAAGGTCAAGCCCACTTACTCGGCAGCCTATTATGCGCTGGCGCAATCACTGCAGAAGCTCGGTCGCTTCGACGAATGCCGGCAAGTCTCCGATCAAGGCATCGACGTCTCCACCAAAAACGGCGACGCGATGGTGACGAAGAACCTGGAAGCCCTGAAGGGCACGCTGTCCGTCTGA
- a CDS encoding Oligoendopeptidase F-like protein produces MAVSHKTVPSARTGRLSGTSEFADHWELSDLVADPVKQFDRYLKDLDEKVSRFEAARKDLAATMPEQAFLDLLTLAERITGDSARLEAYAYLWFSEDTKQLQARSFKNKVEEQLTALHNRLLFFDLWWQGVDGPNAERLMAQSGDFRYHLETIRRFKPHTLSEAEEKIINVKNITGRSAVHQLYDVVTNGFTFTLRVGGKNKTMNREALTAYLRNPKGTVREAAYREMYRVYEAQQDLLGELYKTLVGDWKAENLQLRHFATPLASRNLSNDIPDRAVDALLSVCMKNAPIFQRYFGLKARLCHIKTMNRYHIYAPHRAEQKTYRYADAVRMVLDAYHGFSPRLAELAQRVFADRHIDARTKPGKMGGAYCYSATPGLTPYVLLNFTGEARDIATMAHELGHAVHGMMAERHSVFTFHSTLPLAETASVFGERILSDALMASETGKAVKQSLLVNQLDDIYATVMRQAYFVAFERTAHDMVAQGATTTDLAKTYLTLLRQQFGKSLRVPQEFQWEWLTIPHIYASPFYCYAYSFGNLLVLALYRMYQEQGSAFVPKYLELLATGGSKAPQAILSEVGVDMNSEAFWQSGFDAISGMVDQLERTM; encoded by the coding sequence ATGGCCGTTTCACACAAGACCGTCCCCTCCGCCCGAACAGGTCGTCTGTCCGGCACCAGCGAGTTTGCCGACCATTGGGAACTCTCCGACCTGGTCGCCGATCCGGTCAAACAATTCGACCGCTACCTGAAGGACCTCGATGAGAAGGTCTCTCGATTCGAAGCGGCCCGCAAGGACCTGGCCGCCACGATGCCGGAACAGGCCTTCCTGGATCTCTTGACCTTGGCGGAACGGATCACGGGGGATTCCGCCAGGCTCGAGGCCTACGCCTACCTGTGGTTCTCTGAAGATACGAAACAGCTGCAGGCTCGGTCGTTCAAAAACAAAGTGGAGGAACAGCTCACCGCCCTCCACAACCGGCTGCTGTTCTTCGACCTATGGTGGCAGGGTGTGGATGGGCCGAATGCGGAACGTTTGATGGCGCAAAGCGGAGACTTCCGCTATCACCTGGAGACGATCCGGCGATTCAAACCGCATACCCTCTCGGAAGCGGAAGAGAAGATCATCAACGTCAAGAACATCACCGGCCGGAGCGCCGTGCATCAGCTCTACGACGTCGTCACCAACGGCTTCACCTTCACGCTGCGCGTCGGCGGGAAGAACAAGACGATGAATCGCGAGGCCTTGACGGCCTATCTCCGTAACCCGAAAGGCACGGTGCGCGAGGCCGCCTATCGGGAAATGTATCGAGTCTACGAAGCCCAACAGGATCTGCTCGGCGAACTCTACAAAACCCTGGTCGGCGACTGGAAGGCCGAGAACCTCCAGCTGCGACATTTCGCCACGCCCCTGGCCTCCCGGAACCTCAGCAACGACATTCCGGATCGAGCCGTGGACGCCCTTCTCTCGGTATGCATGAAGAACGCCCCGATCTTTCAGCGCTATTTCGGCTTGAAGGCCCGTCTGTGCCATATCAAGACGATGAACCGCTACCATATCTATGCGCCGCACCGGGCCGAGCAGAAGACCTACCGGTATGCGGATGCGGTCCGGATGGTGCTGGATGCATACCACGGCTTCTCGCCGCGCCTCGCTGAATTGGCGCAACGCGTGTTCGCCGACCGCCATATCGACGCACGGACGAAGCCGGGCAAGATGGGTGGCGCCTACTGTTACAGTGCGACCCCCGGCCTGACGCCCTATGTTCTGCTGAATTTCACCGGCGAGGCCCGTGACATCGCCACCATGGCCCATGAATTGGGCCATGCCGTCCACGGGATGATGGCCGAGCGGCACAGCGTGTTCACCTTCCACTCGACCCTGCCGCTGGCGGAAACGGCCTCGGTCTTCGGCGAACGGATCCTTTCGGATGCCCTGATGGCCTCCGAAACCGGCAAGGCGGTGAAGCAGAGCCTGCTCGTCAACCAGTTGGACGACATCTATGCCACCGTCATGCGGCAGGCCTATTTTGTCGCCTTCGAACGGACCGCCCACGACATGGTGGCGCAAGGCGCGACGACCACGGATTTGGCCAAGACCTATTTGACGCTTTTGCGCCAGCAATTCGGCAAATCGCTGCGGGTCCCGCAGGAATTCCAATGGGAATGGCTCACCATCCCGCACATCTATGCGAGCCCGTTTTATTGTTACGCCTATAGTTTCGGCAATCTACTCGTGTTGGCGCTCTACCGCATGTACCAGGAACAGGGCAGCGCATTTGTCCCGAAATATCTGGAGCTACTGGCGACCGGCGGGTCGAAGGCTCCGCAGGCGATTCTGTCGGAGGTGGGTGTCGACATGAATTCCGAAGCCTTCTGGCAATCGGGATTCGATGCGATTTCAGGGATGGTCGATCAACTTGAACGGACGATGTGA
- a CDS encoding Radical SAM domain protein has product MRVLLVHPGPLMYTKIYLRLEPLGLELVAEAARCAGHEVQLIDLQVDTPRTYAGLLESWAPEVVAFSCNYLANVPEIVDLAKLTKTRLPQSFVLVGGHSASFIAKELLRHGAGSIDCVLKGEGEAAVPLLLQAVEHDRHALHLVPGCVTLDKEGPAPAFVESLDDLRPARDLVRHRRKYFIGVLDPCASIEFTRGCPWDCSFCSAWTFYGRSYRAVSSDKIVDDLARIQEPGVFIVDDVAFIQEKHAFEIGEAIARQDIRKQYYLETRGDVLLRHKEVFKFWTTLGLKYMFLGIEAIDEEGLAKHRKRVSLGKNFEALEFARTLGVTVAINLIADPSWDRKRFEVVRQWCLEIPEIVNISVNTPYPGTESWVTESRPIQSRDYRLFDIQHAVLPTTLPLPDFYDELVKTQQVLNKKHLGWTALKSTATIAARHLLHGQTNFVKMLWKFNSVYDPNLQLADHARPVTYEMDLPPAAPPRVSPQLLYIHAAKGRRGRALDDATERFVDETRQAVVGESDR; this is encoded by the coding sequence ATGAGAGTGCTCCTCGTTCATCCCGGTCCGTTGATGTATACCAAGATTTACCTGCGCCTGGAGCCCTTGGGGCTTGAATTGGTCGCGGAGGCTGCCAGGTGCGCCGGTCATGAGGTGCAGCTCATCGACCTGCAAGTCGATACACCGCGGACCTATGCCGGACTGCTCGAAAGCTGGGCGCCGGAGGTAGTGGCGTTCTCGTGTAATTACTTGGCGAACGTCCCCGAGATCGTCGATCTTGCGAAACTGACGAAGACACGCCTTCCGCAGAGCTTTGTACTCGTCGGCGGACATAGCGCCTCATTCATCGCGAAGGAACTGCTCCGACACGGAGCGGGCAGCATCGATTGCGTACTCAAAGGTGAAGGGGAAGCCGCGGTCCCGCTGCTGCTGCAAGCGGTCGAACATGATCGTCATGCCCTGCATCTGGTCCCCGGTTGCGTGACCCTGGATAAAGAGGGGCCCGCTCCGGCGTTCGTGGAGAGCCTCGACGACCTGCGGCCGGCCCGCGACCTCGTTCGCCATCGACGCAAATATTTCATCGGCGTGTTGGACCCCTGCGCGTCGATCGAATTCACGCGCGGTTGTCCCTGGGACTGTTCCTTCTGCAGCGCCTGGACGTTCTACGGGAGGAGTTACCGTGCGGTCAGCAGCGACAAGATCGTGGACGACTTGGCGCGGATCCAAGAGCCCGGTGTCTTCATCGTCGATGACGTGGCCTTCATTCAAGAAAAACATGCCTTCGAAATCGGGGAGGCCATCGCTCGACAGGACATTCGGAAACAGTACTATTTGGAGACCAGGGGCGACGTGCTGTTGCGTCATAAGGAGGTCTTCAAATTCTGGACGACACTCGGGTTGAAATACATGTTCCTCGGCATCGAGGCCATCGATGAGGAGGGCTTGGCCAAGCACCGCAAACGTGTGTCGTTGGGAAAAAACTTCGAAGCGTTGGAATTCGCCCGTACGTTGGGTGTCACGGTCGCCATCAACCTGATCGCCGATCCTTCCTGGGACCGGAAGCGGTTCGAGGTCGTCCGCCAGTGGTGCCTGGAGATACCCGAGATCGTCAATATCAGCGTGAATACCCCCTATCCCGGGACGGAAAGCTGGGTGACCGAATCCCGCCCGATCCAGTCGCGGGACTATCGCCTCTTCGATATTCAGCATGCCGTCTTGCCGACCACGCTGCCGCTTCCGGATTTTTATGACGAATTGGTAAAGACGCAACAGGTGTTGAACAAAAAACATCTGGGCTGGACGGCGCTCAAGTCTACGGCGACGATCGCCGCTCGGCACCTGCTGCATGGGCAAACGAATTTCGTCAAGATGCTGTGGAAGTTCAACAGTGTCTATGATCCGAACCTGCAGCTGGCCGACCATGCCAGGCCGGTTACCTACGAGATGGATTTGCCTCCTGCCGCGCCGCCGCGGGTGAGCCCGCAGTTGCTCTACATCCATGCGGCGAAGGGCCGACGGGGGCGCGCGCTTGACGACGCGACGGAGCGGTTCGTGGATGAGACGCGACAGGCCGTGGTCGGGGAGAGTGATCGATGA
- a CDS encoding Two-component system response regulator protein codes for METSKGSALVIDDDRMNRELLAQALRQADFTVTLAAGGEEALAGGGDYDVVLSDLKMAPLSGMDVLDAFRKTAPETPVILLTAFGSVEAAIEAMKRGAFDYITKPINLNELIVVATRAVEHCRLVRENRQLQTSLSQHLRTASMIGQSRNIVEVFKLVGKVAPSKTTVLIQGESGTGKELIARAIHENSPRALKPFVAVNCSAMPDSLLESELFGHVKGSFTGAQSLRRGLLEEADGGTFFLDEVGDLSAVAQAKLLRALQEGEIRRVGSNETIPIDLRVIAASRRQLPQLVQAGRFREDLLYRLNTVTITLPPLRERPEDIPLLAEFFLSRYGADKDVRVTALSPAAMQILLKYPWPGNVRELQHVIERAVTLATHSVLSVDDLAQEIRVTTLRTGESRPDLPGTLSALQRERIFTVLESMKGNKEQTARLLGISRRTLYRFLARYGGGRPAAHSDHPDDPTTPVAG; via the coding sequence GTGGAAACCTCTAAAGGCTCGGCCCTCGTCATCGATGATGACCGGATGAATCGCGAGTTGTTGGCGCAGGCCCTCCGCCAGGCGGATTTCACCGTGACCCTCGCGGCGGGAGGAGAGGAAGCGCTCGCCGGCGGCGGCGACTATGACGTGGTCCTCAGCGATCTCAAAATGGCTCCCCTGTCCGGCATGGACGTGTTGGATGCCTTCCGTAAGACGGCGCCCGAAACACCCGTCATCCTGTTGACCGCCTTCGGGTCCGTCGAGGCGGCGATCGAGGCCATGAAGCGCGGGGCGTTCGATTACATCACCAAACCCATCAATTTGAACGAGCTGATCGTCGTCGCGACTCGCGCGGTGGAACATTGCCGGCTCGTCCGGGAGAACCGGCAGTTACAAACCTCGCTGAGCCAGCACTTGCGCACGGCCTCGATGATCGGACAGAGCCGAAACATCGTGGAGGTCTTCAAACTGGTCGGAAAGGTGGCTCCCAGCAAGACCACCGTCTTGATTCAGGGTGAAAGCGGGACCGGCAAAGAACTGATCGCCCGGGCCATCCACGAAAACAGTCCGCGCGCCCTCAAGCCGTTTGTGGCCGTGAACTGCAGTGCCATGCCGGACTCGCTCCTGGAGAGTGAACTGTTCGGTCACGTCAAAGGGTCGTTCACGGGAGCCCAGTCGCTCCGGAGGGGGCTGCTGGAGGAAGCCGACGGGGGGACTTTTTTCCTCGACGAGGTGGGAGACCTTTCCGCGGTCGCCCAGGCCAAACTCCTGCGGGCGTTGCAGGAAGGGGAAATCAGGCGGGTCGGAAGCAATGAGACCATTCCCATCGACCTGCGCGTCATTGCCGCCTCACGCCGGCAGCTCCCGCAATTGGTTCAGGCCGGGCGGTTCCGCGAAGACCTGTTGTATCGCTTGAACACGGTCACGATCACGTTGCCGCCCCTTCGCGAACGACCGGAGGATATCCCGCTCCTGGCGGAATTTTTTCTCTCGCGCTATGGGGCCGACAAGGATGTGCGCGTGACGGCCTTGTCTCCCGCCGCCATGCAGATTCTGTTGAAGTATCCCTGGCCGGGAAACGTGCGGGAACTGCAGCATGTGATCGAACGAGCGGTGACACTCGCCACCCATTCGGTTCTCTCCGTCGATGACCTGGCGCAGGAAATTCGCGTCACGACCCTTCGCACGGGAGAGTCACGCCCCGACCTCCCGGGAACACTCAGCGCGCTTCAGCGCGAACGCATTTTCACGGTTCTGGAATCGATGAAAGGCAACAAAGAACAGACCGCCCGCCTGCTGGGCATCAGCCGGAGGACCCTGTATCGTTTTCTGGCGCGGTACGGCGGCGGCCGGCCCGCCGCTCATTCCGATCATCCCGACGACCCAACCACTCCGGTGGCCGGATAG
- a CDS encoding CzcABC family efflux RND transporter, transmembrane protein, translating to MVRAALKNPFAVAAISLIVVILGIVSYKNMVVDIFPEINLPVIAVATFYKGMGPSEIEGAVTLRLEQAYLQASYIEHIESRSLPGVSLIKIYFHSSYDVNAAVAEITSLTYSNLRYLPQGIFPPIIIKFGAASLPIAVQTTSSETMTEKEVRDLAYFNVRPQLGHVPGISFPTTFGGTVRQITVFLDPERMMARGVSTHEIVNSVNAQSVLLPAGDVKIGDFDYNVYTNSMIKVVDQMNEIPIKMVNGVPLYLRDVGKAVDSTMVQVNIVRINGNRAVYLPIMKQAGANTLQVIDGIKEVIPKLIGVPKDLTVKLLFDQSLYIRQAIHTLEHEGLLGGGLACLMVLLFLGSLRYTIIIAMAIPLSVTAAFIGLYFTGHTVNIMTLGGLALAVGRLVDDAIVVVENTHRHMDMGKSAKDAAGDAVTEVALPMLIITITVFLVFLPIAFFTGIIKFLFVPLALTVAYAMMASYFVALTVAPVSLAWLFRKGHGAAEHPAPPQRGLAAWWHRVNLFDPFVERYLVVLRWCLGHKAVVIITVLIAFSGTLLVTPKLATEFFPKVDAGSFILNVSAPEGTRIEKTEAIIAKIEGFIREAIPAAELDQVVSNIGLPQGWMVLYSPVNGPHQAFILVSLVRDHEIRTDDIIARLRTTLREELPGLKFSFQTGGIVSDVINFGLPAPIDIKVSGQNMADLADTAGRLRDLAAAEAGTADVQVRQGMDYPEIHLDINRDKALTAGLNEQQIVTDLITGLASNVTLNPGYWIDPRTNNAYFVVTQFPEQILVAFEDFLNLPLVGTNVERPAAVSVGGNRTIGSSLIMQQTPFTERPQLPRVAANHGSPVLLRDLIDVTRRSGPETVDHYNLQRTMDVLVSVPGNDLGRVATKIEEAIKRVDVPKDLRVTMKGEIDSLRAALKGFAGTLPLAMVLIYLVMVGLFRSWLDPFVVMFAVPLGFIGVIWMLLLTHTSVNVESLIGTLMMIGIVVSNSVLLVDFANNKLSEGIPLEDAVVEAGRLRIRPILMTSLATVIGLGPMALGIGEGSETNMPLARAVIGGLTVSTFMTLLFIPVLHALARRRSADVHSRQPIDSPSRG from the coding sequence ATGGTCCGTGCCGCCCTGAAAAACCCCTTCGCCGTCGCAGCCATCAGCCTGATCGTCGTCATTCTCGGGATCGTGTCCTACAAGAACATGGTGGTGGACATCTTCCCGGAGATCAACCTGCCGGTGATCGCGGTCGCGACGTTTTACAAGGGCATGGGGCCGTCGGAGATCGAAGGGGCCGTCACGCTTCGCCTCGAACAGGCCTATCTGCAGGCTTCCTACATCGAACATATCGAATCGCGATCGTTGCCCGGTGTGAGTCTGATCAAAATCTATTTTCACTCCTCCTATGACGTCAATGCCGCCGTCGCCGAAATCACGAGTCTGACCTATTCGAATCTCCGCTACCTGCCGCAAGGCATTTTCCCGCCCATCATCATCAAGTTCGGCGCGGCAAGCCTGCCCATCGCGGTCCAGACCACCAGCAGCGAGACGATGACGGAAAAGGAAGTGCGCGACCTCGCCTACTTCAACGTCCGCCCGCAGCTCGGCCACGTGCCCGGCATCTCCTTTCCCACGACCTTCGGCGGAACCGTGCGTCAGATCACGGTCTTTCTCGATCCGGAACGGATGATGGCCCGCGGGGTGTCCACGCACGAGATCGTCAACTCCGTCAATGCGCAGAGCGTGCTGCTGCCGGCCGGAGACGTCAAGATCGGCGACTTCGATTACAACGTCTACACCAACAGCATGATCAAGGTCGTGGATCAGATGAACGAGATCCCGATCAAAATGGTCAACGGCGTGCCGCTCTACTTGCGCGACGTCGGTAAAGCCGTCGACTCTACGATGGTGCAGGTCAACATCGTCCGCATCAACGGCAATCGGGCGGTCTATCTGCCGATCATGAAGCAGGCCGGCGCCAACACGTTGCAGGTGATCGACGGCATCAAGGAAGTGATCCCCAAGCTGATCGGCGTTCCAAAGGACCTGACGGTCAAGCTGCTGTTCGACCAGTCGCTCTATATCCGCCAGGCGATCCACACCTTGGAACATGAGGGGCTGCTGGGAGGCGGCCTCGCCTGCCTGATGGTCCTGCTGTTCCTGGGCAGTCTGCGGTACACGATCATCATCGCCATGGCCATTCCGCTGTCCGTGACGGCGGCGTTCATCGGCCTGTATTTCACCGGCCACACGGTCAACATCATGACCTTGGGAGGGTTGGCGCTGGCGGTGGGACGACTCGTCGACGACGCCATCGTGGTCGTGGAGAACACCCACCGCCATATGGACATGGGCAAGTCGGCAAAGGACGCAGCCGGCGACGCCGTCACCGAGGTCGCGTTGCCGATGCTCATCATCACCATCACCGTCTTCCTCGTCTTTCTGCCGATCGCGTTCTTCACGGGCATCATCAAGTTCCTGTTCGTGCCCCTGGCGCTCACCGTCGCCTACGCCATGATGGCCTCCTATTTCGTCGCGCTCACGGTGGCGCCCGTCTCCCTCGCCTGGCTCTTCCGGAAGGGCCATGGGGCGGCGGAGCATCCGGCCCCTCCGCAGCGCGGACTCGCCGCCTGGTGGCATCGAGTCAATCTGTTCGACCCCTTCGTCGAGCGGTATCTCGTCGTCCTGCGTTGGTGTCTCGGTCATAAGGCCGTCGTGATCATCACGGTGTTGATCGCGTTCTCCGGTACGCTCCTGGTCACGCCGAAACTGGCGACGGAGTTTTTCCCGAAGGTGGACGCGGGGTCGTTCATCTTGAACGTCTCCGCCCCGGAAGGAACCAGAATCGAGAAAACGGAAGCGATCATCGCGAAAATCGAAGGATTCATCCGCGAGGCCATTCCCGCCGCGGAGTTGGATCAGGTCGTCTCGAACATCGGCTTGCCGCAGGGCTGGATGGTGCTGTACTCCCCCGTCAATGGTCCGCACCAAGCCTTCATCCTGGTCAGCCTGGTGCGAGACCATGAGATCCGAACCGACGATATCATCGCTCGTTTGCGTACCACCCTTCGCGAAGAACTCCCGGGTTTGAAGTTTTCGTTCCAGACCGGCGGCATCGTGAGCGACGTGATCAACTTCGGGTTGCCCGCCCCGATCGATATCAAGGTCAGCGGGCAGAACATGGCCGATCTGGCCGACACCGCCGGACGCCTCCGCGACCTCGCGGCCGCCGAGGCCGGCACGGCGGATGTCCAGGTACGGCAGGGCATGGACTATCCCGAGATTCACCTGGACATCAATCGAGACAAGGCCTTGACCGCCGGATTGAACGAACAACAAATCGTCACCGATCTCATTACCGGCCTGGCCTCCAACGTAACCTTGAACCCCGGCTACTGGATCGACCCCCGGACCAACAACGCCTATTTCGTCGTCACGCAGTTCCCCGAACAGATCCTCGTCGCCTTCGAAGACTTTCTCAATCTTCCCCTGGTCGGCACGAACGTGGAGCGGCCGGCCGCCGTCAGCGTGGGAGGGAACAGAACGATCGGCAGTTCCCTCATCATGCAACAGACCCCCTTCACCGAACGGCCGCAACTCCCCCGCGTCGCCGCCAATCACGGCTCACCGGTCCTGCTCAGGGATTTGATCGACGTCACCCGGCGCAGCGGACCTGAAACCGTCGATCACTACAATCTGCAACGAACGATGGACGTGCTGGTGAGCGTGCCGGGGAACGATCTCGGCCGCGTCGCGACCAAGATCGAAGAAGCGATCAAGCGTGTCGACGTTCCGAAGGACTTGCGGGTCACCATGAAGGGGGAAATCGACAGCTTGCGGGCTGCCTTGAAAGGCTTCGCCGGAACCCTGCCCCTGGCGATGGTGCTGATCTATCTGGTGATGGTCGGGCTCTTCCGCTCCTGGCTCGACCCCTTCGTCGTCATGTTCGCCGTCCCGCTGGGGTTCATCGGCGTCATCTGGATGTTGTTGCTGACCCATACCTCCGTCAACGTCGAATCGCTGATCGGCACGCTCATGATGATCGGCATCGTCGTGTCGAACAGCGTCCTGCTCGTCGATTTCGCCAATAACAAACTGAGCGAAGGGATCCCCCTCGAAGATGCCGTCGTGGAAGCCGGTCGCCTCAGGATCAGGCCGATCCTCATGACGTCGCTGGCCACCGTGATCGGACTGGGTCCCATGGCGCTCGGCATCGGCGAAGGCAGCGAAACGAACATGCCCCTCGCGCGCGCCGTGATCGGCGGCTTGACGGTATCGACGTTCATGACGCTCCTGTTCATCCCGGTCTTACACGCGCTCGCCCGGCGCAGATCGGCTGACGTCCACAGCCGGCAGCCGATCGACAGCCCAAGCAGGGGATGA
- a CDS encoding CBS domain-containing protein, with protein MSNVGIPAEGFKTVGQIVGTNVVRFRSDQNALAITIELLSAHLSGAPVLDQHGTYVGFISEFDILKALDAEKDLNDLTADALMVKDPIAVQRSTTIREAIKIMTSMHLLNLPVVDNGKVAYSVTRHDLLRASIGLAVGIEA; from the coding sequence ATGAGCAACGTGGGTATTCCAGCTGAAGGCTTCAAGACGGTCGGACAGATTGTGGGAACGAACGTCGTGCGATTTCGTTCCGACCAAAATGCGTTGGCGATCACGATCGAACTGCTCTCCGCCCATCTTTCCGGCGCCCCGGTGCTCGATCAACACGGCACCTATGTGGGATTCATCAGCGAGTTCGATATTCTCAAGGCCCTCGATGCCGAAAAGGACCTGAACGATCTCACGGCCGACGCCCTCATGGTCAAGGATCCCATCGCCGTTCAGCGGTCCACCACCATCAGGGAAGCGATCAAGATCATGACGAGCATGCATTTGCTGAATCTCCCGGTGGTGGACAACGGCAAGGTGGCCTATTCAGTCACACGGCACGATCTCCTCCGGGCCTCGATCGGTCTCGCCGTGGGCATCGAAGCCTGA
- a CDS encoding DUF488 family protein, which translates to MTSRSTMVRIKRVYVEPSPGDGVRILVDRVWPRGVSKEQARLDAWRKELAPSTELRKWFGHDPKKWDDFRTRYRMELRRPEQNQAIQELARLARSKTVTLLYGAADTEHNQAVVLKELIEQMR; encoded by the coding sequence ATGACGTCACGATCGACCATGGTGCGGATCAAACGGGTCTACGTCGAACCGAGCCCTGGTGATGGGGTTCGCATTTTGGTCGATCGGGTGTGGCCGAGGGGTGTGAGCAAGGAGCAGGCACGCCTTGACGCCTGGCGAAAGGAGCTGGCGCCGAGTACGGAGCTCCGAAAATGGTTCGGCCATGATCCCAAAAAATGGGATGACTTTCGCACGCGATATCGTATGGAGTTGAGACGGCCGGAACAGAACCAGGCGATCCAGGAACTTGCCCGGCTCGCCCGATCCAAAACCGTCACGCTCCTATACGGAGCGGCGGACACCGAACATAACCAGGCGGTGGTACTGAAGGAATTGATTGAGCAGATGAGGTGA
- a CDS encoding putative sensor histidine kinase encodes MGIRGRFIGLFLVVTAALAVSFFGHAFLFEQWRVQHERQLHRSKILEELLRLQRLVMDVETSFRGYLLAEQQSFLEPIHSAEVRLATGIARLGDLTADTPGLQAGVQVLSARFKEFIDSKKQLAALVGTDQQEQVRLYVRNGNGRALFMTIEKAIGDFEIRVERELPVESMTYESWMQRVKWQLLLLEVLGVLVCVSLTRALSLPKNTSFKQGAHFLH; translated from the coding sequence ATGGGTATACGCGGTCGGTTCATCGGACTCTTCCTCGTCGTCACGGCCGCCCTGGCCGTCTCCTTCTTCGGCCATGCCTTCCTCTTCGAACAATGGCGGGTTCAACATGAGCGGCAGCTCCATCGCTCGAAAATTCTCGAGGAGCTGTTGCGGTTGCAGCGCCTGGTCATGGACGTGGAGACGAGTTTTCGCGGGTACCTGCTGGCCGAACAGCAATCCTTTCTCGAACCGATCCATTCAGCCGAAGTCCGGCTGGCAACCGGCATTGCGCGGTTGGGCGACCTGACCGCCGACACACCGGGCCTGCAGGCCGGGGTGCAGGTGCTTTCCGCCCGCTTCAAGGAGTTCATCGACAGTAAAAAGCAGTTGGCGGCGCTTGTCGGGACGGACCAGCAGGAGCAAGTTCGGTTGTATGTGCGAAACGGGAACGGCCGCGCGCTGTTCATGACCATCGAAAAGGCCATCGGAGATTTCGAAATTCGAGTCGAGCGTGAATTGCCGGTCGAATCCATGACCTACGAATCGTGGATGCAGCGGGTCAAATGGCAGCTCCTCCTTTTAGAAGTCCTTGGGGTTCTTGTCTGTGTCTCTCTCACCAGGGCATTGAGCCTCCCGAAAAACACGTCTTTCAAGCAGGGTGCTCATTTCCTCCATTGA